The DNA sequence CGTCGGTAAAGGCTGAGGAAGTGAGGTTTTCGGCCTTGACCAGCATCGTGGTAAGCGTATTGCCCAGGATCAAAATGATGGGCAGCAGGATCAAAGTAAGAATTAGGCCGATGGGTGGTAAAGCGTCATCCTCTAGCTCAGGCCCGTTGAGTGGAGGGGCAGCAATGAAAAACTGATTACCTACTCGCTTGCCCCACCACAGTCCGGCTACTGCGACGGTGGGGATGCCCACGGCAAAACCCAGCATGATAACCCAGCCCAGTTCGGCTTGCAAAATGTCGGCAACGGCAATGGGCCCTGGTGTAGGCGGAATAAAAGCGTGTGTAGTAGCCAAACCTGCGAGTAAAGGGATGCCAAAGTGCAGTAAAGAACGCCCCGTACGCCGCCCCAGGGCGTAAACCAGCGGCACCAACAGTACAAAAGCGACATCAAAAAATACGGGAATAGCGACCAGGAATCCGGTAAGCACAAAGGCCAGCGAAGCTCTTTTTTCACCCAAGCTCGCCAGTAGGAACCGGGCCAATGCCTGGCTACCTCCAGAGTGTTCCAACACAGCTCCGAGAATGGCACCTAAGCCTACGATGGTGGCCACAAAGCCCAAGGTACCACCCATGCCAGTAGTGATATTAGTGATGATATCAGCGGAAGGGACACCTGCCGCAAGGCCAAAGCCAATACTGGCAATCAGTAAAGCCAGAAAGGCATTAAGGCGGAAAAACAGTACCAGCAGGAGCAGAAGGGCGATGCTGGAGAAAATAGCCAGGAAGAGTTGGGAGGTCATAAGTGATAGATCGTCAGTGAAGGACGGAAATTACGAAAATATAATAAACCCAGAAGAGTGGGCTTGCCAGGCGGGCTCTACTGACTTTTGCCACTAGTCCAGCTCAAAACCCTGTGAGGATATGCGTTACGATTTGGTCTATGCTTTGATCGATGGTAACCAGGAGTGCATCCTGGGGTTCTTCCAAAGCTGCAAATTGGGAGGCAAGCAAGGCAGGAGGCATGAAATGCCCGGTGCGGGCTTGCATTCGGGCAGCGATCAGTTCGGGGCTGCCTTTGAGGTAAACGAGAAAGGGGGGCGTATCGAGGTCCTTTTCAAGGGTGTGGCGATAGCTGGCTTTGAGGGCAGAACAAGCTAAGATTGCTCCTTCTCCATTTTGGGTTTGTTGTTTGAGTAATGCGTTCAGTGTCTCTAACCAAGGTTGGCGATCATCGTCATTGAGGGCTTGGCCAGCCGCCATTTTAGCAATATTGGCAGCAGGGTGAAAATCGTCGGCATCGAAAAATGGGAGCTGTGTCCGGGTGCTTAGCGCCTGGGCGATGGTGCTTTTGCCGCTGCCAGAAACGCCCATGATGATATAGATAGAAGGCATAAGATACGTTTGCGCTGATGATGGAGAAATATCGGAATAACTTCGGGGAATTTTCAAGAAATGCTACTTTTTCCCAACCATAATGCAGCTGGGTGGTTGTACGTGAGATCATTATCTGCGCCAAAGTAGTAAAGCCCGTGAAAACATTCCTCCTTTTTGATATCGATGGTACCCTTCTTTTTTCCAACTCCATAGACAGCCAGTGCTTTGCGGACAGCTACCAGGAGGTGTTTGGCAAGCCTTTTCCCAGTATCGACTGGCGGGATTATCCGCACGTTACGGATCACGTTATTTTTCGCACCGTCTTTATGCGCCATTTTCAGCGCGAAGCGACGACAGAGGAGCGGCAAGCTTTTGAAAACCACTACGTCAACCGCTTACAAAGGGAGCGGGAGCGACAGCCGGAAGCTTTTCAGGAAGTACCTGGTGCCCTTGATTGTTGGCGGCAACTGGAACAAGATGATCGCTTTGTGTTGGGGATTGCTACGGGCGGTTGGCGCGCTCCTGCGCAAGTGAAGTTGCAGCACGTGGGGATTCATCCCGTCACCCCTTACGCGGCTTATGCGGACGGGATGGAGCAGCGTGACCATATCCTGCAAGCCGCCATAGAATTGGCGAAGCAGGCGCACCCAATTACCCACGTCGTTTACATTGGTGATGCCATCTGGGATGTTACAACCACCAGGCAGATGAACCTGCCGCTCATTGGTCTGCGCCGCCAGGGTGACGAAGAGGTGCTTCGCCGAGAAGGCGTAAAAGTAGTATTGAGTGATTATCAGGATGTAGCGGCTTTCCACCAGGCGGTGGATATGGTTTTGAGCGAGCAATACTGGTAGAAAAGAAAAAAGCCGGAAGCCAGTTCT is a window from the Lewinella sp. LCG006 genome containing:
- a CDS encoding gluconokinase, whose product is MPSIYIIMGVSGSGKSTIAQALSTRTQLPFFDADDFHPAANIAKMAAGQALNDDDRQPWLETLNALLKQQTQNGEGAILACSALKASYRHTLEKDLDTPPFLVYLKGSPELIAARMQARTGHFMPPALLASQFAALEEPQDALLVTIDQSIDQIVTHILTGF
- a CDS encoding HAD family hydrolase, with protein sequence MKTFLLFDIDGTLLFSNSIDSQCFADSYQEVFGKPFPSIDWRDYPHVTDHVIFRTVFMRHFQREATTEERQAFENHYVNRLQRERERQPEAFQEVPGALDCWRQLEQDDRFVLGIATGGWRAPAQVKLQHVGIHPVTPYAAYADGMEQRDHILQAAIELAKQAHPITHVVYIGDAIWDVTTTRQMNLPLIGLRRQGDEEVLRREGVKVVLSDYQDVAAFHQAVDMVLSEQYW
- a CDS encoding GntP family permease; translated protein: MTSQLFLAIFSSIALLLLLVLFFRLNAFLALLIASIGFGLAAGVPSADIITNITTGMGGTLGFVATIVGLGAILGAVLEHSGGSQALARFLLASLGEKRASLAFVLTGFLVAIPVFFDVAFVLLVPLVYALGRRTGRSLLHFGIPLLAGLATTHAFIPPTPGPIAVADILQAELGWVIMLGFAVGIPTVAVAGLWWGKRVGNQFFIAAPPLNGPELEDDALPPIGLILTLILLPIILILGNTLTTMLVKAENLTSSAFTDGIIFLGHPYVALLLSCLLALYFLGTRRGLDSKALQSLATKALAPAGAIILITGAGGVYKQMLVTSGAGKLLAEVFLQFHLLPPLLAFILAALIRILQGSATVAMITAAGLLAPALPTLGLSAPQLALLVLSIAAGASTLSHVNDSGFWLVKEYLHMDEATTLRSWSMMTVLLSLTALVVIVVMYPLV